Proteins from a genomic interval of Pseudanabaena yagii GIHE-NHR1:
- a CDS encoding efflux RND transporter periplasmic adaptor subunit: MMKPQLPQPIATRDKSLSHKSWNKALGAVISVLLVSCSGNAPQSGARAVPVPIAAVETGTVTDSSDYVANLQSRQSVTLQPRVDGYVQEIYVKAGDRVEAGAPILRIDPAKQQAALQQSVAVVASSQADFESARATLAQLQAAKESTLSSLDFNQKEFKRYSDLASQGAIAKQKLDEVSNSLRNARAELGKIDAQITAQEANINSAATRIEASRSGAIQQEVQLDFYTVSAPFAGIVGDIPIKVGDNVNSTTQLTTVTQNQVLEVQISVPVENAPRLKMGQPVELLDTQDKPLVKGNIAFISPNINPQTQSVLVKANFNNANNQLKANQFVRARLIWSSRSGVLVPTSAISRLGGQDFVFVAEASPDGKSLIANQKPVKLGKITGNNQEVLEGLTAKDKIVTGNILQLRNGAAIMDVANLPKQ; the protein is encoded by the coding sequence ATGATGAAACCTCAACTCCCACAGCCGATCGCTACAAGAGACAAATCTCTCAGTCATAAATCATGGAACAAAGCCTTAGGTGCTGTAATTAGTGTTTTGCTAGTTTCTTGCTCAGGTAATGCACCCCAATCAGGAGCTAGAGCAGTGCCTGTCCCAATTGCTGCGGTTGAAACAGGTACAGTTACCGATAGTTCGGACTATGTGGCAAATCTACAATCGCGCCAATCGGTGACATTGCAGCCGCGGGTTGATGGCTATGTGCAAGAGATCTATGTCAAAGCAGGCGATCGCGTGGAAGCAGGTGCGCCAATTTTGCGAATCGATCCTGCGAAGCAACAGGCTGCCTTGCAGCAGTCGGTAGCAGTTGTTGCAAGTTCTCAGGCTGATTTTGAAAGTGCCAGAGCCACACTTGCTCAATTGCAAGCCGCCAAAGAATCCACCTTATCCAGTCTCGATTTTAATCAAAAAGAATTTAAACGCTATTCTGATTTGGCATCACAGGGTGCGATCGCTAAGCAAAAACTTGATGAAGTCTCAAATAGTCTCAGAAATGCAAGGGCAGAGCTAGGAAAGATTGATGCTCAAATCACTGCCCAAGAAGCCAATATTAATAGCGCCGCTACAAGAATCGAAGCATCTCGCTCTGGGGCAATTCAACAGGAAGTTCAGCTAGATTTCTATACCGTGTCAGCGCCCTTTGCGGGAATTGTTGGCGATATTCCCATCAAGGTTGGCGATAATGTCAACAGCACAACTCAATTAACAACGGTGACACAAAACCAAGTATTGGAAGTTCAGATCTCTGTTCCTGTTGAGAATGCACCTCGTTTGAAAATGGGGCAACCCGTAGAACTGTTAGATACGCAGGACAAGCCTCTAGTCAAAGGGAATATTGCTTTTATTTCGCCAAATATCAATCCGCAAACACAATCGGTTTTGGTAAAAGCGAACTTTAACAATGCCAATAATCAGCTCAAGGCAAATCAATTTGTGAGAGCCAGATTGATTTGGTCTTCGCGTTCTGGCGTGCTAGTCCCAACATCGGCAATTTCCCGCCTTGGTGGTCAGGACTTTGTATTTGTTGCCGAAGCTTCTCCCGATGGCAAGTCGCTGATTGCGAACCAGAAGCCAGTCAAATTAGGAAAGATTACTGGCAATAATCAAGAGGTATTGGAAGGTTTAACTGCTAAAGACAAAATTGTAACTGGGAATATTCTTCAATTACGCAACGGTGCGGCGATTATGGATGTAGCAAATTTACCAAAACAATAG
- a CDS encoding DUF3685 domain-containing protein, giving the protein MSDELYRLLLIDSDRIFRMGMRSWLAQFADLEVVAEVDTAEAALECLSDDARDIDLILLDLNLEESASEVSNEYLSGLELCQQLKSRYPDLPILLLSSPQPTELVAIALRTGVEGYCLKGTKPEELIIAIRQVASGEIYLGDRDNPQIKQSKQAFTNLPDEPVSVVAIIRHNFYLSGLRRIDRALGEVKAGLEGANPQQISDRFAQLVLAGQVRELQAARWLIHQLWKPSKRPHILSQSNDVSPTNLASDLSVEVATPKVEISGITKESNILAIQASLWDRTVEKLQASLVNLSRTPLEIDILKDEKKRELLYIALRQVEQSLTELRFSEIQPDQLHDQIPTILKNIWQETVINFFGKYYNLSYPLNTSEVNVVDVLLKDVAIVQAAFLNKIPQIENFLSHLLFETELIVNNANLAIGTPEAMQRAELILDNLLIQIANGVIQPLLNHFADVEEVKHKFYRYNLLPTREIERFRNDLSWKYRLEKYITDPQLIFESRQVLFAFANSGIKQVSIYAPRSQELQQLEGIQLAVTLVLELQDAIAPRLKSAIAFLGSGFVYVLTNVIGRGIGLIGRGVLQGIGTAWQESRPRNKK; this is encoded by the coding sequence ATGAGTGATGAGTTATATAGGTTACTTTTAATTGATAGCGATCGCATTTTTCGGATGGGGATGCGGTCTTGGTTGGCGCAGTTTGCTGATTTGGAAGTTGTGGCAGAGGTAGATACTGCTGAGGCAGCTTTGGAATGTCTAAGCGATGATGCAAGAGATATTGACTTGATATTACTTGATCTCAACTTAGAAGAGAGTGCTTCTGAAGTTAGTAACGAGTATCTATCAGGCTTAGAACTTTGTCAGCAACTAAAGTCAAGGTATCCAGATTTACCAATTTTATTATTAAGCTCACCTCAACCGACTGAATTAGTAGCGATCGCTTTGCGGACTGGGGTTGAAGGATATTGCTTAAAAGGAACTAAACCAGAAGAATTAATTATAGCGATTCGTCAGGTTGCGTCAGGAGAGATCTATTTAGGCGATCGCGATAATCCTCAGATTAAGCAATCTAAGCAAGCATTTACAAATCTACCCGATGAGCCCGTTAGTGTAGTAGCGATCATTCGACATAATTTCTATTTGTCGGGACTACGACGAATTGATCGTGCTTTAGGTGAAGTGAAGGCAGGTTTAGAGGGAGCTAACCCTCAACAAATTAGCGATCGCTTTGCTCAGTTAGTTTTAGCGGGGCAAGTGCGCGAGTTACAAGCGGCGCGTTGGCTGATCCATCAACTATGGAAGCCATCAAAAAGACCACATATTCTTTCGCAATCAAATGATGTAAGTCCTACTAATTTAGCCAGTGATTTATCCGTGGAAGTTGCAACCCCTAAAGTGGAAATAAGTGGCATTACGAAGGAGTCAAATATTCTAGCTATTCAAGCGAGTTTATGGGATCGGACTGTCGAAAAGTTACAGGCAAGTTTAGTAAATTTGAGTAGGACTCCTTTAGAAATTGACATTTTGAAGGATGAGAAAAAGCGGGAACTGTTATATATTGCGTTGCGGCAGGTGGAGCAAAGTTTGACGGAACTGCGTTTCTCTGAAATTCAACCAGATCAACTACATGATCAAATACCCACGATTTTAAAAAATATTTGGCAGGAAACGGTTATTAACTTTTTTGGTAAATACTATAACCTGAGCTATCCTTTGAATACTTCAGAAGTAAATGTTGTTGATGTATTACTGAAGGATGTTGCAATTGTGCAAGCTGCTTTTTTAAATAAAATTCCGCAAATCGAGAATTTTCTGTCCCATTTACTTTTTGAGACAGAATTAATAGTTAATAATGCTAATTTAGCGATCGGTACGCCCGAAGCCATGCAGCGAGCCGAATTGATTCTCGACAATTTATTGATTCAAATTGCCAATGGTGTAATCCAACCGCTTTTAAATCATTTTGCTGATGTGGAAGAAGTCAAGCACAAATTCTATCGCTACAATTTATTGCCCACCCGCGAGATTGAACGATTTCGCAATGATTTGTCTTGGAAATATCGCTTGGAGAAATATATTACCGATCCGCAATTAATCTTTGAAAGTCGCCAAGTGCTGTTTGCTTTTGCAAATTCTGGAATTAAGCAAGTCAGTATCTATGCACCACGTAGTCAGGAATTACAACAATTAGAAGGAATTCAACTGGCGGTAACTCTAGTACTAGAGCTTCAAGATGCGATCGCGCCGAGATTAAAATCAGCGATCGCCTTTCTCGGTAGTGGATTTGTGTATGTCTTAACTAATGTGATTGGTCGAGGGATTGGACTAATCGGACGTGGTGTATTGCAAGGGATTGGGACTGCTTGGCAAGAAAGTCGTCCTAGAAACAAGAAGTGA